One region of Daphnia pulicaria isolate SC F1-1A chromosome 7, SC_F0-13Bv2, whole genome shotgun sequence genomic DNA includes:
- the LOC124348943 gene encoding protein scabrous-like — MFNNNGMFFLLRFKQMADIRLEMQLSHKMLAMADSEHEEPVVNMLKTKKNQRRRTRSVIDDIQQTDEEMNRLSTMATTATDTSVQSRQHHRIRHHRSELKHQVHTLRKMVKTLAGEQHDLQKQMVLLSQLRTTAESNVHKMETELRAVLKRLESQPSSNVHCAGSNAEDVAEISAQNKKLAESVDRLTLKVSGVDQVQSSTLQLFEAMERLEERYDDNIGELQREVAKLEYNDGQLTSTVHTLKEDQGEQSELVKSMRATTTLLQEQVQADQIRSALLLTKLTNNTLAMMNQSHGQQVQNWRFAQIEQSIQSAQSIDSLKQSLAHLEHEYNNLAHNLPHDCRDVSSTGVNYILPRESSEVVKVYCDQETSGGGWTVIQRRSDGKEDFNRNWAAYKTGFGSVMGEFWLGNDNLHRLTEDNTTMLRVDLWDIYGQYWWAEYDSFVVGSENEGYSVQFHGYTGNASDAMASYHQSMKFSTRDNDQDLSNTNCADSYQGGWWYSHCQHVNINGKYALGLTWYDSLENEWIALAKVEMKVRDKRIFNQPATTTAAASVDSTPSVH, encoded by the exons ATGTTTAATAATAACggaatgttttttcttcttcgattcAAACAGATGGCCGACATTCGACTGGAAATGCAACTCTCCCACAAGATGCTGGCCATGGCCGACAGCGAGCACGAAGAGCCCGTTGTCAACATGCTCAAGACCAAGAAGAACCAGCGGAGGAGGACCCGATCCGTCATCGACGACATCCAGCAAACGGACGAGGAGATGAACCGACTGTCGACGATGGCCACCACGGCGACGGACACATCGGTCCAGTCCCGCCAGCACCACCGGATCCGCCACCACCGCAGCGAGCTCAAACACCAAGTTCACACGCTGAGGAAGATGGTCAAGACCCTGGCCGGCGAACAGCACGACCTACAGAAGCAGATGGTCCTGCTGAGCCAATTGAGGACCACCGCCGAGTCCAACGTCCACAAAATGGAAACGGAACTGAGGGCCGTCTTGAAACGGCTCGAGTCGCAGCCGTCCAGCAACGTCCACTGCGCCGGCAGCAACGCGGAAGACGTGGCCGAAATCAGCGCCCAGAACAAGAAGCTGGCCGAGAGCGTCGACCGGCTGACACTGAAAGTTTCCGGCGTCGATCAGGTCCAGTCGTCGACGCTTCAGCTCTTTGAAGCGATGGAGCGACTGGAGGAGCGCTACGACGACAACATTGGCGAACTCCAGCGCGAAGTGGCCAAACTCGAGTACAACGACGGCCAGCTGACGTCCACCGTCCACACGCTCAAGGAGGATCAGGGCGAGCAGTCGGAGCTGGTCAAGTCGATGAGGGCGACGACGACTCTGCTGCAGGAGCAGGTCCAGGCCGATCAGATCCGCTCGGCTCTTTTGCTGACCAAACTCACCAACAACACGCTGGCCATGATGAATCAGAGCCACGGCCAGCAGGTCCAGAACTGGAGATTCGCCCAGATTGAGCAGTCCATCCAGTCTGCCCAGTCGATCGATTCGCTCAAGCAAAGCCTGGCCCATCTGGAACACGAGTACAACAATCTCGCCCACAATTTGCCTCACG ATTGCCGCGACGTGTCGTCAACGGGCGTCAATTACATTCTCCCGCGTGAGTCCAGTGAAGTCGTCAAAGTTTACTGCGACCAGGAGACTTCCGGCGGCGGATGGACCGTCATCCAGCGCCGGTCGGACGGCAAAGAGGATTTCAACCGCAACTGGGCCGCCTACAAGACGGGTTTCGGCTCTGTGATGGGCGAATTCTGGCTGGGCAACGACAACCTCCACCGTCTGACGGAGGACAACACGACGATGCTGCGGGTGGACCTGTGGGACATTTACGGCCAGTACTGGTGGGCCGAGTACGACAGCTTCGTGGTGGGCAGCGAGAACGAGGGCTACTCTGTCCAGTTCCACGGCTACACGGGCAACGCCTCGGACGCAATGGCCTCCTACCACCAGTCGATGAAGTTCAGCACGCGGGACAACGACCAGGACCTGAGCAACACCAACTGCGCCGACAGCTACCAGGGCGGCTGGTGGTACTCGCACTGTCAGCACGTCAACATCAACGGCAAGTACGCCCTGGGATTGACGTGGTACGACAGCCTGGAGAACGAGTGGATCGCCCTGGCCAAAGTCGAGATGAAGGTGCGGGACAAGCGAATTTTCAACCAACCAGCAacgacgacggcggcggccAGCGTCGACTCGACGCCGTCGGTTCATTGa